The following are encoded in a window of Sander vitreus isolate 19-12246 unplaced genomic scaffold, sanVit1 ctg154_0, whole genome shotgun sequence genomic DNA:
- the LOC144513247 gene encoding uncharacterized protein LOC144513247 isoform X2 — translation MDTRLSLFRHLLNPKQTPPTRHQWPSFRQLLNPKQTPPTRHQWPSFQQLRNPKQTPPTRHQQPSFPQFLNPKQTPPTRHQWSTFLQLLNHPLIRHQQSSFVQLLNTKQTNPNNTSTTFVPVTSEPQTNTSDHTSMAFVPATSEPQTNTYNQTSTAFVPATSEPQTNTPDQTSTAFVPATSEPQTNTSDQTSMAFVPATSEPQTNTPDHTSMAFVPAPSEPQTNPPDLTSMAFIPATSELQTNTSDQTSMAFIPATSEPQTNTYNQTSMAFITETSEPQTNPPDLTSMAFISASSEPQTNTSDQTSMAFFPANSEPQTNTYNQTSMAFVPATSEPQTNTPDQTSMAFVPATSEPQTNTYNQTSMAFVPATSEPQTNTPDQTSLAFIPATSVPQTNTPDQTSMAFIPATSEPQTNTSDHTSMAFVPATSEPQTNTSDQTSMAFFPANSEPQTNTPDQTSMAFIPATSEPQTNTSDQTSMAFIPATSEPQTNTYNQTSMVYVPATSEPPPIRHQQSESFVQLLNTKQGNPNNTSTTFVPVTSEPQTNTTAQHLNISTYSAPSSTSYVLCTCIFCILFF, via the exons ATGGACACCAGACTGAGCTTGTTCCGGCACCTTCTGAACCCCAAACAAACACCTCCGACCAGACATCAATGGCCTTCATTCCGGCAACTTCTGAACCCCAAACAAACACCTCCGACCAGACATCAATGGCCTTCGTTCCAGCAACTTCGGAACCCCAAACAAACACCCCCGACCAGACACCAACAACCTTCATTCCCGCAATTTCTGAACCCCAAACAAACACCCCCAACGAGACATCAATGGTCTACATTCCTGCAACTTCTGAACCACCCCCTAATCAGACATCAACAATCTTCATTTGTTCAGCTTCTAAACACCAAACAAACCAACCCCAACAATACATCGACGACATTCGTTCCTGTAACTTCTGAACCCCAAACTAACACCTCCGACCATACATCAATGGCCTTCGTTCCAGCAACTTCTGAACCCCAAACAAACACCTACAACCAGACATCAACGGCCTTCGTTCCTGCAACTTCTGAACCCCAAACAAACACCCCAGACCAGACATCAACGGCCTTCGTTCCAGCAACTTCTGAACCCCAAACAAACACCTCCGACCAGACATCAATGGCCTTCGTTCCAGCAACTTCTGAACCCCAAACAAACACCCCCGACCATACATCAATGGCCTTCGTTCCGGCACCTTCTGAACCCCAAACAAACCCCCCCGACCTGACATCAATGGCCTTCATTCCGGCAACTTCTGAACTCCAAACAAACACCTCCGACCAGACATCAATGGCCTTCATTCCTGCAACTTCTGAACCCCAAACAAACACCTACAACCAGACATCAATGGCCTTCATTACTGAAACTTCTGAACCCCAAACAAACCCCCCCGACCTGACATCAATGGCCTTTATTTCGGCATCTTCTGAACCCCAAACAAACACCTCCGACCAGACATCAATGGCCTTCTTTCCAGCAAATTCTGAACCCCAAACAAACACCTACAACCAGACATCAATGGCCTTCGTTCCAGCAACTTCTGAACCCCAAACTAACACCCCCGACCAGACATCAATGGCCTTCGTTCCAGCAACTTCTGAACCCCAAACAAACACCTACAACCAGACATCAATGGCCTTCGTTCCGGCAACTTCTGAACCCCAAACAAACACCCCAGACCAGACATCATTGGCCTTCATTCCAGCAACTTCTGTACCCCAAACAAACACCCCAGACCAGACATCAATGGCCTTCATTCCGGCAACTTCTGAACCCCAAACAAACACCTCCGACCATACATCAATGGC ATTCGTTCCGGCAACTTCTGAACCCCAAACAAACACCTCCGACCAGACATCAATGGCCTTCTTTCCAGCAAATTCTGAACCCCAAACAAACACCCCCGACCAGACATCAATGGCCTTCATTCCTGCAACTTCTGAACCCCAAACTAACACCTCCGACCAGACATCAATGGCCTTCATTCCTGCAACTTCTGAACCCCAAACAAACACCTACAACCAGACATCAATGGTCTACGTTCCTGCAACTTCTGAACCACCCCCTATCAGACATCAACAATCTGAATCATTTGTTCAGCTTCTAAACACCAAACAAGGCAACCCCAACAATACATCGACGACATTCGTTCCTGTAACTTCTGAACCCCAAACTAACACAACAGCTCAACACCTTAACATCTCCACTTATTCAGCTCCTTCTTCAACCTCTTACGTATTATGTACATGCATATTTTGTATATTGTTTTTCTGA
- the tec gene encoding tyrosine-protein kinase Tec isoform X3 produces MPTLSTCSLRVTTAEVSGSRASKRRSKTTLWSRPSFTLSSGRKGCGSAVARRKNRLWAARSTTCLETFAENLYPRFLQRRPPPPLPPPADDDDGEEEEVVVALYDFQGTEPHDLSLVKGGEYVILDKCDVNWYKARNKYNEEGYIPSNYVTEKKSGNVQQFVWYSKQVNRNKAEELLRTEDKEGAFIVRDSSTPGTYTVSLYAKSAAGEGSAAIKHYHIKVTQGSPPQFYLAEKHLFSSIPDLIEYHKHNAAGLVARLRYPVGKQEKSAPSTAGFSYEKWEINPSELTFMKELGSGQFGLVRLGKWRAQHRVAIKAIREGAMYEEDFIEEAKVMMRLSHPKLVQLYGVCSQQKPIYIVTEFMEHGCLLNFLRQQRGSFSLGSLLSICLDVSEGMEHLEANGFIHRDLAARNCLVNDSQVVKVSDFGMARYVLDDQYTSSSGAKFPVKWSPPEVFNFCKYSSKSDVWSFGVLMWEVFTEGRMPFEQSQNHEVVTLVTKGHRLYRPKMATPAIYDIMQITWHERPEERPSFAQLCLMISDALEGDTPPPN; encoded by the exons AGATCAAAGACAACCCTATGGTCTCGGCCAAGTTTCACCCTCAGTTCTGGCAGGAAGGGTTGTGGCTCTGCTGTCGCCAGGCGGAAAAACAGGCTCTGGGCTGCGAGGAGTACAACCTGTTTGGAGACA TTTGCAGAAAACCTTTACCCCCGATTCCTG CAACGGcggccccctcctcctctccctccgcccgctgatgatgatgatggcgaGGAGGAAGAGGTGGTGGTGGCGCTGTACGACTTCCAGGGCACCGAGCCACACGACCTGAGTCTGGTCAAAGGAGGAGAGTACGTCATCCTGGATAAGTGTGATGTCAACTGGTACAAAGCACGCAACAAGTATAA cGAGGAAGGCTACATCCCAAGTAACTATGTAACAGAGAAGAAATCCGGAAACGTGCAGCAGTTTGT TTGGTACAGTAAACAAGTGAACCGGAACAAAGCAGAGGAGCTGCTGAGGACAGAG GACAAAGAAGGCGCCTTCATTGTCAGAGACTCCAGCACTCCAGGAACCTACACCGTCTCTCTCTATGCCAAGTCTGCTGCCGG GGAGGGAAGCGCAGCTATAAAACATTACCACATCAAGGTGACCCAAGGCTCGCCTCCACAGTTTTACCTCGCTGAGAAACACTTGTTCAGCTCTATCCCCGACCTGATCGAGTACCACAAACACAACGCAGCAG GTCTTGTTGCCAGGTTGAGGTATCCTGTAGGGAAACAGGAAAAGTCCGCTCCATCCACCGCCGGCTTCAGCTATG AGAAGTGGGAGATCAACCCCAGTGAGCTGACGTTCATGAAGGAGCTGGGCAGCGGCCAGTTCGGTCTGGTGAGGCTCGGCAAGTGGAGGGCTCAGCACCGAGTGGCCATTAAGGCCATCAGAGAGGGAGCCATGTACGAGGAGGACTTCATCGAGGAGGCTAAAGTCATGAT GAGACTGTCTCACCCTAAACTGGTGCAGCTGTACGGAGTGTGCAGCCAGCAGAAGCCCATTTACATCGTCACAGAGTTCATGGAGCACGGCTGCCTGCTGAACTTCCTCCGGCAACAGCGGGGCAGCTTCAGCCTGGGGAGCTTGCTGAGTATCTGCCTGGACGTCAGCGAGGGCATGGAGCACCTGGAGGCCAACGGCTTCATCCACAGAGATCTG GCTGCCAGAAACTGTCTGGTGAACGACTCTCAGGTGGTGAAGGTGTCTGACTTTGGCATGGCCAG aTACGTGTTAGACGACCAGTACACCAGCTCGTCCGGAGCCAAGTTTCCAGTGAAGTGGTCGCCTCCTGAAGTCTTCAACTTCTGCAAATACAGCAGCAAGTCGGACGTCTGGTCCTTTG GTGTGTTGATGTGGGAGGTTTTCACTGAGGGCCGCATGCCGTTCGAACAGAGTCAGAACCACGAGGTGGTAACCTTGGTTACCAAGGGTCACCGCCTCTACAGGCCCAAAATGGCCACGCCCGCTATCTATGACATCATGCAGATCACTTGGCATGAG AGACCCGAGGAGCGTCCGTCGTTCGCTCAACTCTGCCTGATGATCTCCGATGCTCTCGAGGGTGACACCCCTCCCCCAAATTGA
- the LOC144513251 gene encoding endonuclease domain-containing 1 protein-like, with product MMTSPNTWYPLAASLFLSIIPTVAEVVKSLSDCDQFLLKGTPPHVPGILEGGRILNQNRYKPICQTFENERRFVTLYDTKNRIPVFSAYKYRGGVGKRPANDWKIEPQLEDEDDKNMKLGDKNKTYNHQAGNIDYRRNRVFDRGHIFPSSHAFNGSDKMATFTLTNVVPQAARFNQGSWNRMETCLKCVMDKYCNGNNGVLEGFVVTGAQPSSNNILRNRINIPAMLWSAFCCYSANMKMWLASAHWADNVPPEDIYLQTKTLEELHKELRGDDSEFKVFPGTQCPLHTTVTEFYPNIVNCSCPPSILPTSGPRTSTSGSLTLTLALLCQLMALLL from the exons ATGATGACGTCACCGAATACGTGGTATCCCCTCGCTGCCTCCCTCTTTCTGTCCATCATTCCCACAGTGGCTGAAGTGGTAAAGTCATTGTCAGACTGTGACCAGTTTCTCCTCAAGGGAACTCCGCCACATGTCCCGGGCATCTTGGAGGGCGGGAGAATCCTGAACCAGAACCGATACAAACCCATTTGCCAGACTTTTGAGAACGAGAGACGGTTTGTGACTCTCTACGACACCAAGAACAGGATCCCAGTGTTTTCTGCTTACAAGTACAGAGGGGGAGTAGGAAAGAGACCCGCAAACGACTGGAAGATAGAGCCCCAG CTTGAGGACGAAGATGACAAGAACATGAAGCTCGGAGACAAAAACAAGACCTACAACCACCAGGCTGGGAACATAGATTACAGACGCAATAGAGTGTTTGACAGGGGCCACATATTTCCGAGCTCTCATGCGTTCAACGGGTCCGACAAAATGGCCACCTTCACCCTGACCAACGTCGTCCCACAAGCAGCCAGATTCAACCAGGGAAGCTGGAACAGAATGGAGACGTGCCTCAAATGTGTCATGGACAAATACTGCAACGGCAACAATGGCGTTCTCGAAGGCTTTGTGGTAACCGGAGCCCAGCCAAGCAGCAACAACATCCTCAGAAACAGGATAAATATTCCCGCCATGCTCTGGTCAGCGTTCTGCTGCTACAGCGCCAACATGAAGATGTGGCTAGCGAGCGCACACTGGGCCGACAATGTTCCCCCTGAAGACATATATCTGCAGACTAAGACTTTGGAAGAACTCCATAAAGAACTGAGGGGAGATGACTCTGAATTTAAAGTGTTTCCTGGAACGCAGTGTCCGCTCCACACAACTGTTACTGAGTTTTACCCAAACATTGTAAACTGCAGTTGCCCCCCATCCATTTTACCCACTTCTGGCCCTCGCACTTCAACTTCTGGCTCTCTCACTCTAACTCTGGCCCTCTTATGTCAACTTATGGCCCTTTTACTTTAA
- the LOC144513247 gene encoding uncharacterized protein LOC144513247 isoform X1: protein MDTRLSLFRHLLNPKQTPPTRHQWPSFRQLLNPKQTPPTRHQWPSFQQLRNPKQTPPTRHQQPSFPQFLNPKQTPPTRHQWSTFLQLLNHPLIRHQQSSFVQLLNTKQTNPNNTSTTFVPVTSEPQTNTSDHTSMAFVPATSEPQTNTYNQTSTAFVPATSEPQTNTPDQTSTAFVPATSEPQTNTSDQTSMAFVPATSEPQTNTPDHTSMAFVPAPSEPQTNPPDLTSMAFIPATSELQTNTSDQTSMAFIPATSEPQTNTYNQTSMAFITETSEPQTNPPDLTSMAFISASSEPQTNTSDQTSMAFFPANSEPQTNTYNQTSMAFVPATSEPQTNTPDQTSMAFVPATSEPQTNTYNQTSMAFVPATSEPQTNTPDQTSLAFIPATSVPQTNTPDQTSMAFIPATSEPQTNTSDHTSMAFITETSEPQTNTPDQTPTTFIPAISEPQTNTPNETSMVYIPATSEPPPIRHQQSSFVQLLNTKQGNPNNTSTTFVPATSEPQTNTSDQTSMAFFPANSEPQTNTPDQTSMAFIPATSEPQTNTSDQTSMAFIPATSEPQTNTYNQTSMVYVPATSEPPPIRHQQSESFVQLLNTKQGNPNNTSTTFVPVTSEPQTNTTAQHLNISTYSAPSSTSYVLCTCIFCILFF, encoded by the coding sequence ATGGACACCAGACTGAGCTTGTTCCGGCACCTTCTGAACCCCAAACAAACACCTCCGACCAGACATCAATGGCCTTCATTCCGGCAACTTCTGAACCCCAAACAAACACCTCCGACCAGACATCAATGGCCTTCGTTCCAGCAACTTCGGAACCCCAAACAAACACCCCCGACCAGACACCAACAACCTTCATTCCCGCAATTTCTGAACCCCAAACAAACACCCCCAACGAGACATCAATGGTCTACATTCCTGCAACTTCTGAACCACCCCCTAATCAGACATCAACAATCTTCATTTGTTCAGCTTCTAAACACCAAACAAACCAACCCCAACAATACATCGACGACATTCGTTCCTGTAACTTCTGAACCCCAAACTAACACCTCCGACCATACATCAATGGCCTTCGTTCCAGCAACTTCTGAACCCCAAACAAACACCTACAACCAGACATCAACGGCCTTCGTTCCTGCAACTTCTGAACCCCAAACAAACACCCCAGACCAGACATCAACGGCCTTCGTTCCAGCAACTTCTGAACCCCAAACAAACACCTCCGACCAGACATCAATGGCCTTCGTTCCAGCAACTTCTGAACCCCAAACAAACACCCCCGACCATACATCAATGGCCTTCGTTCCGGCACCTTCTGAACCCCAAACAAACCCCCCCGACCTGACATCAATGGCCTTCATTCCGGCAACTTCTGAACTCCAAACAAACACCTCCGACCAGACATCAATGGCCTTCATTCCTGCAACTTCTGAACCCCAAACAAACACCTACAACCAGACATCAATGGCCTTCATTACTGAAACTTCTGAACCCCAAACAAACCCCCCCGACCTGACATCAATGGCCTTTATTTCGGCATCTTCTGAACCCCAAACAAACACCTCCGACCAGACATCAATGGCCTTCTTTCCAGCAAATTCTGAACCCCAAACAAACACCTACAACCAGACATCAATGGCCTTCGTTCCAGCAACTTCTGAACCCCAAACTAACACCCCCGACCAGACATCAATGGCCTTCGTTCCAGCAACTTCTGAACCCCAAACAAACACCTACAACCAGACATCAATGGCCTTCGTTCCGGCAACTTCTGAACCCCAAACAAACACCCCAGACCAGACATCATTGGCCTTCATTCCAGCAACTTCTGTACCCCAAACAAACACCCCAGACCAGACATCAATGGCCTTCATTCCGGCAACTTCTGAACCCCAAACAAACACCTCCGACCATACATCAATGGCCTTCATTACTGAAACTTCTGAACCCCAAACAAACACCCCCGACCAGACACCAACAACCTTCATTCCCGCAATTTCTGAACCCCAAACAAACACCCCCAACGAGACATCAATGGTCTACATTCCTGCAACTTCTGAACCACCCCCTATCAGACATCAACAATCTTCATTTGTTCAGCTTCTAAACACCAAACAAGGCAACCCCAACAATACATCGACGACATTCGTTCCGGCAACTTCTGAACCCCAAACAAACACCTCCGACCAGACATCAATGGCCTTCTTTCCAGCAAATTCTGAACCCCAAACAAACACCCCCGACCAGACATCAATGGCCTTCATTCCTGCAACTTCTGAACCCCAAACTAACACCTCCGACCAGACATCAATGGCCTTCATTCCTGCAACTTCTGAACCCCAAACAAACACCTACAACCAGACATCAATGGTCTACGTTCCTGCAACTTCTGAACCACCCCCTATCAGACATCAACAATCTGAATCATTTGTTCAGCTTCTAAACACCAAACAAGGCAACCCCAACAATACATCGACGACATTCGTTCCTGTAACTTCTGAACCCCAAACTAACACAACAGCTCAACACCTTAACATCTCCACTTATTCAGCTCCTTCTTCAACCTCTTACGTATTATGTACATGCATATTTTGTATATTGTTTTTCTGA
- the LOC144513252 gene encoding inhibitor of apoptosis protein-like, with product MKSGDLIINLSGSNQQRSSGQHFGPSGVTQGENQEVPMETDQLEEALMMKSPVVKEALQMGIPSHLIMPKVRAKILSNKDGYADVNELLTDLNM from the exons ATGAAATCTGGAGACCTGATCATCAATCTATCG GGTTCCAACCAACAGAGATCTTCAGGACAGCACTTTGGTCCTTCGGGTGTCACTCAGGG GGAGAACCAGGAGGTCCCCATGGAAACAGACCAGCTGGAGGAGGCCCTGATGATGAAGAGTCCGGTGGTGAAGGAGGCTCTGCAGATGGGTATTCCTTCTCACCTCATCATGCCAAAGGTTCGCGCTAAGATCCTGTCCAACAAAGACGGCTACGCTGACGTCAACGAGCTTCTCACGGATCTGAACATGTAG